Proteins found in one Quercus robur chromosome 2, dhQueRobu3.1, whole genome shotgun sequence genomic segment:
- the LOC126697666 gene encoding uncharacterized protein LOC126697666 produces the protein MKPQLQQEENRSKGNLEDEGDSHRRSDHRRPTTLDEQSSDLLQEMRKEMDELRNAIKEKTDRSVDRMVRATNSPFTTAVLKCPMPSKFQLPQLEPFDGLKDPQDHLNTFKTTLGLQQPPDEILYCSFSTTLKGAAREWFTKLPTSFVDSFEQLSNAFLHHFIRGQRPKRPANHLLTIRQGEKETLGSYVQRFTRETLEVDKADDKVQLTTFKAGLRSREFVASLAKNPPKTMIETLLKAQKYMNAEDALVAIRDAERPRDKGKKEENHRGQKRECPDHRSNDGGKRKDDKTPRTVKFTSLVMPVDKILMQIKGEHYLKWPRLLHLSPNIRDKNKYC, from the coding sequence GTAACTTGGAGGATGAAGGAGATAGCCATAGAAGAAGTGACCATCGAAGACCTACAACTCTAGATGAACAGAGTTCGGATCTTCTTCAAGagatgaggaaggagatggacgaactGAGGAATGCAATCAAGGAGAAAACAGACCGGAGTGTGGATAGAATGGTCAGGGCAACGAACTCACCCTTCACTACGGCGGTCCTAAAGTGTCCGATGCCATCGAAATTTCAACTACCCCAACTTGAACCGTTTGACGGGCTTAAAGACCCCCAAGATCACCTCAACACCTTCAAAACAACGCTAGGCCTTCAACAGCCACCTGACGAGATACTGTACTGTTCCTTTTCCACCACCCTCAAAGGAGCGGCAAGAGAATGGTTCACCAAGTTGCCAACATCGTTCGTCGATAGCTTCGAGCAACTGAGTAACGCCTTTTTACACCACTTCATTAGAGGACAACGCCCTAAGAGGCCAGCGAACCATTTACTCACCATTAGACAAGGAGAGAAAGAAACCCTAGGGTCGTATGTACAACGCTTCACTCGGGAGACCTTGGAGGTAGACAAAGCTGACGACAAGGTACAGCTGACGACCTTCAAAGCGGGACTGAGGTCCAGAGAGTTCGTGGCTTCACTCGCAAAGAATCCTCCCAAGACGATGATAGAGACGCTCCTGAAAGCACAAAAGTATATGAATGCTGAAGACGCATTAGTAGCCATAAGGGATGCAGAGAGGCCAAGAGACAAgggaaagaaggaagaaaatcaTAGAGGACAAAAGAGGGAATGCCCAGATCATCGGAGCAATGACGGGGGAAAAAGGAAAGACGATAAAACTCCTCGAACGGTAAAATTTACCTCTttagttatgcctgttgacaaaattctaatgcagattaagggtGAGCACTACCTCAAATGGCCGAGGCTATTACATTTGTCCCCCAACATCCGTGATAAGAATAAATACTGCTGA